One Gossypium raimondii isolate GPD5lz chromosome 3, ASM2569854v1, whole genome shotgun sequence genomic window carries:
- the LOC105797213 gene encoding ethylene-responsive transcription factor RAP2-4 — protein sequence MTATMDFNSSGAFQSDFYGGELMEALEPFMKSASSSSPSPSYNSLSSSQTQATFYPAFSGLQEPQPGSTIDLNNLDQAQSNQIQAQFHFQTYHPSYLYQNPQPSFSSNHMVRFISPKPVSMKQMGSPPKPTKLYRGVRQRHWGKWVAEIRLPKNRTRLWLGTFETAEQAALAYDKAAYKLRGDSARLNFPNLRHQGSHIGEYKPLHSSVDAKLQAICESLEHDQKQGNKKKTSKEMKKDKVQVATPEPEEKTVKLENSSSSSPVVSENEVSAESSPLSDLTFSNFNEHSWPEFGFSSENFMLSKYPSYEIDWDSILKS from the coding sequence ATGACAGCTACAATGGATTTTAATAGTAGCGGAGCATTTCAATCAGATTTCTATGGAGGAGAATTGATGGAAGCACTTGAACCTTTTATGAAGagtgcttcttcttcttccccttCCCCTTCTTACAATTCTTTATCTTCTTCACAAACACAAGCCACTTTTTACCCAGCATTTTCAGGTCTGCAAGAGCCTCAACCTGGTTCAACTATTGATCTAAACAACTTAGACCAAGCTCAATCGAACCAAATCCAGGCTCAGTTCCATTTCCAAACCTACCACCCTAGCTACCTTTACCAAAATCCCCAACCCAGCTTCAGCAGTAACCATATGGTCAGGTTTATTAGCCCCAAACCAGTCTCAATGAAACAGATGGGTTCACCACCCAAACCAACCAAGCTTTACAGAGGTGTTAGGCAACGTCACTGGGGAAAATGGGTCGCTGAGATTCGGCTACCTAAGAACCGGACTCGCCTATGGTTAGGCACTTTTGAAACGGCCGAGCAAGCAGCCTTGGCTTATGACAAAGCAGCCTATAAACTTAGAGGTGACTCAGCGAGACTCAACTTCCCTAACCTTCGCCACCAAGGTTCCCATATTGGTGAATACAAGCCTTTGCATTCCTCCGTTGATGCCAAGCTTCAAGCCATTTGTGAAAGCTTGGAACATGACCAAAAGCAAGGGAACAAGAAAAAAACATCAAAGGAAATGAAGAAGGACAAGGTTCAAGTGGCAACGCCTGAACCTGAGGAAAAGACAGTGAAGTTGGAGAACTCTTCATCTTCGTCTCCGGTTGTGTCGGAGAACGAGGTGTCAGCAGAATCTTCACCTTTATCAGATCTTACATTCTCGAATTTCAACGAACATTCATGGCCTGAATTTGGTTTTTCTTCGGAAAACTTTATGTTGTCGAAATACCCTTCATATGAGATTGATTGGGattctattttaaaatcctaa